Proteins from a genomic interval of Lentimicrobiaceae bacterium:
- the thiM gene encoding hydroxyethylthiazole kinase: MDLNKVLSQLQEKSPLVHNITNYVTMNNTANALLSIGASPVMAHAAEEVEEMVKISSALVINIGTLSPHWVQAMIKAGIAAKENNIPIIFDPVGVGATSYRNEVAKTILQECKPNIVRGNASEILSLVKSNVKTKGVDSTIAVDNVVSSAKDLANDLNTVVVVSGETDYITDGSKSAFIENGSPMMIKVTGMGCTATAIVAAFAGTLKNPFDAGVAGMAVMGVAGELAAKKSEGPGSLQLIFLDTLHNLNKMDLNSLLKIRNE, encoded by the coding sequence CCGTTGGTACATAATATCACAAATTATGTTACCATGAATAACACGGCAAACGCTTTACTCTCAATAGGTGCATCGCCTGTGATGGCTCACGCTGCTGAAGAGGTTGAAGAAATGGTAAAAATATCATCGGCTTTGGTTATTAACATTGGCACACTAAGTCCGCACTGGGTGCAAGCCATGATAAAAGCAGGAATTGCAGCAAAAGAAAACAATATTCCCATCATTTTCGACCCTGTCGGTGTTGGTGCAACAAGCTACAGAAACGAAGTTGCAAAAACAATTTTGCAAGAATGCAAACCCAACATAGTTAGAGGTAATGCTTCCGAAATACTATCGTTGGTAAAAAGCAACGTAAAAACCAAAGGCGTCGATAGCACAATAGCGGTTGACAATGTTGTTTCATCGGCGAAAGACTTGGCTAATGATTTAAATACCGTAGTTGTTGTAAGCGGCGAAACCGACTATATAACAGACGGCTCGAAAAGTGCTTTCATTGAAAACGGTTCGCCAATGATGATAAAAGTTACAGGTATGGGATGCACGGCTACAGCTATTGTTGCCGCATTTGCAGGCACATTAAAAAATCCTTTTGATGCAGGCGTAGCAGGTATGGCTGTCATGGGCGTTGCAGGAGAACTCGCAGCTAAAAAATCGGAAGGTCCCGGTTCATTGCAGTTGATTTTCCTTGACACTCTGCACAATCTCAACAAAATGGATTTAAACAGTTTGCTTAAAATTAGAAATGAATAA
- the thiE gene encoding thiamine phosphate synthase: MNKIDYSLYLVTDSGLTKGRNLLEVVEDAVIGGVTIVQLREKDISTMQFYKLAIQFKQMLSKYGVPLIINDRLDIALAVDADGIHVGQHDLPVEIIRKHMPKGKIIGLSVENVEQTEIANHLDVDYVAASPIFNTSTKTDTAPELRIEGLKEIAAVSKHPIVAIGGMNMSNAGSIIKAGASGVAVVSAIVSADSPQLAAKQLLETVNLNKLT; this comes from the coding sequence ATGAATAAAATTGATTACAGCTTATATTTGGTAACCGATAGCGGACTTACAAAAGGCAGAAATCTTTTAGAAGTTGTGGAAGACGCTGTAATTGGTGGCGTTACGATAGTACAACTTAGAGAAAAAGACATTTCTACTATGCAATTTTACAAGTTGGCAATCCAATTTAAGCAAATGCTTTCAAAATACGGCGTTCCGCTAATTATTAACGACCGATTGGATATTGCTTTGGCAGTCGATGCGGACGGAATCCACGTTGGACAACACGATTTGCCTGTAGAAATCATCAGAAAACACATGCCAAAAGGTAAAATAATCGGACTTTCGGTAGAAAATGTTGAACAAACTGAAATCGCCAACCATTTAGATGTTGATTATGTAGCCGCTTCGCCGATTTTCAATACTTCTACCAAAACTGATACCGCACCTGAACTAAGGATAGAAGGATTGAAAGAAATTGCTGCCGTATCAAAGCATCCAATTGTGGCTATTGGTGGAATGAATATGAGCAATGCCGGAAGTATCATCAAAGCCGGTGCTTCGGGTGTAGCCGTAGTTTCGGCAATTGTTTCGGCTGACAGTCCGCAATTGGCTGCTAAGCAATTGTTAGAAACAGTGAATTTGAACAAGTTAACTTAA
- the thiL gene encoding thiamine-phosphate kinase: MSDINKIGEFGLIETFADKFNHLLDKNNLGIGDDAAVIRIDDDYSFVVTTDMLVEKIHFISDKISPQELGQKSLIVNLSDIAAMGAVPVASFLSVAINKNTSLEYVQQFTEGYLLTSNEYKVPLMGGDTTKSPNELTINVCVIGKVENKRIKYRHSAQGGDIVCVTGFLGDSAAGLSLLYKDKKMQEQYAELVKAHHLPIARVDEGRFLSSFSQVHAMMDISDGIGSDLKHISKASKVSINIDTEKIPLSEKLQNYCQQTDKNPLEFAISGGEDYELLFTVDKDYFNELSFEYLNKFGRPIFPIGTVRAEGEIPEVLYFYNNKRLTASYGGFDHFKTTNK, translated from the coding sequence ATGTCAGATATAAACAAAATTGGAGAATTTGGGTTGATTGAGACCTTTGCCGACAAGTTTAATCACTTGCTTGACAAAAACAACTTGGGTATAGGCGACGATGCTGCTGTTATTCGCATTGACGACGATTACAGTTTTGTTGTTACAACCGATATGCTTGTGGAAAAAATTCATTTCATAAGCGACAAGATTTCTCCGCAGGAATTAGGACAAAAATCGCTGATTGTAAATTTGAGCGATATTGCCGCAATGGGAGCCGTACCTGTTGCATCATTTTTGTCTGTTGCAATAAACAAAAATACAAGTTTGGAGTACGTACAACAGTTTACCGAAGGTTATTTGTTGACATCAAACGAATATAAAGTCCCGCTTATGGGTGGCGACACGACCAAATCACCAAACGAGCTTACTATTAATGTTTGTGTTATTGGTAAAGTTGAAAATAAACGCATAAAGTACAGACACAGTGCACAAGGCGGTGATATTGTGTGTGTAACGGGATTTTTGGGAGATTCAGCCGCAGGACTTTCGTTGCTGTATAAAGACAAAAAAATGCAGGAACAATACGCCGAACTCGTAAAAGCACATCATTTGCCTATTGCTCGCGTTGATGAAGGTAGGTTTTTAAGCTCTTTCTCACAAGTACACGCCATGATGGATATTTCGGACGGTATCGGCTCCGACTTAAAACATATTAGTAAGGCATCGAAAGTCAGTATTAATATTGATACTGAAAAAATTCCTTTGAGTGAAAAGTTGCAAAACTATTGCCAACAAACGGATAAAAATCCTTTGGAGTTTGCTATTTCAGGCGGAGAAGACTACGAACTGTTGTTTACTGTTGATAAAGATTACTTTAATGAATTGAGTTTTGAGTATCTAAACAAGTTCGGCAGACCAATATTTCCTATAGGTACAGTCAGAGCCGAAGGCGAAATTCCTGAAGTTTTGTATTTTTACAATAATAAACGTCTAACCGCAAGTTACGGCGGATTCGACCATTTTAAAACAACAAACAAATGA